A window of Metabacillus sp. B2-18 contains these coding sequences:
- a CDS encoding GerAB/ArcD/ProY family transporter, whose product MQKIQINHVQLFCTMVLFLFGTAILLDIGSGAKQDAWIVTLISPLFGILLFSLYFFIYRKYPDKPLTSYIQVIWGKYIGSIVSFLYILYFIYIASRVLRDFEELLVVSAYFRTSIITIGICITFVLIYAVSLGFEVISRVAIICFGIIVIFFFILDSMFVLGGYLHFENVLPVLSEGWKPIFKEIFPLNITVPYGELITFTMIFPYLKDSKKGFKYGIVAIILCGLYFTISALQFIFVLGPDVIIRSSFPALTAVAYIDIGDFVQRLDTLVIILMVILGFIKIAVFFYCAVLGINQVFSITPHPFINCFVGGMILLFSLVITQSYQGHIEEGLNIVPYYIHLPFQIIIPIMLLLTIVIKEKVLKRSS is encoded by the coding sequence ATGCAAAAAATACAAATTAATCATGTCCAGTTATTTTGTACAATGGTTTTATTTTTATTTGGCACTGCAATTTTATTAGATATCGGAAGTGGAGCAAAACAAGATGCTTGGATCGTTACGCTCATTTCACCTCTATTCGGCATTTTATTATTTAGTTTGTATTTTTTCATCTATCGAAAATACCCCGATAAACCATTAACTTCCTATATTCAAGTTATATGGGGAAAGTACATAGGATCGATTGTTAGTTTCCTTTATATCCTATACTTTATTTACATAGCATCAAGAGTTTTACGTGATTTCGAAGAGCTCCTTGTTGTTTCAGCATATTTTCGTACTTCTATCATTACAATTGGAATCTGTATCACCTTTGTGTTAATTTATGCAGTGAGTTTAGGCTTTGAGGTCATTTCGAGGGTTGCTATTATTTGTTTTGGAATCATTGTTATTTTCTTTTTTATTTTAGATTCTATGTTCGTATTAGGAGGTTATTTACATTTCGAAAATGTACTTCCTGTGTTAAGTGAGGGATGGAAACCTATCTTTAAAGAAATATTTCCTCTTAACATTACAGTACCATACGGAGAGCTTATCACTTTTACAATGATTTTCCCATATCTTAAAGATAGTAAAAAAGGATTTAAGTATGGAATAGTAGCAATTATATTATGTGGCTTATATTTTACAATTAGTGCTCTTCAGTTTATCTTTGTATTAGGGCCAGATGTTATTATTCGCTCTTCATTTCCTGCACTTACAGCAGTTGCTTATATTGATATTGGTGATTTTGTTCAGAGATTAGACACACTTGTGATTATTTTAATGGTTATTCTAGGTTTTATTAAAATAGCCGTTTTCTTCTATTGTGCAGTATTAGGGATCAATCAAGTTTTTTCTATCACTCCACACCCTTTTATTAATTGCTTTGTTGGTGGGATGATCTTACTTTTTTCCTTAGTTATCACGCAAAGCTATCAAGGTCATATAGAAGAAGGGTTAAATATTGTACCTTACTATATTCATCTTCCCTTTCAAATTATCATACCTATTATGCTGTTACTCACCATTGTTATTAAAGAAAAAGTGTTAAAAAGGAGTAGTTAA
- a CDS encoding Ger(x)C family spore germination protein — protein MKNITFMILLCLLLTSCSNYKELNEIGLITSLGIDIPKNQESGIRVTHQVINPSPLSNNTGNTSGLSLVNYTVEGDSLIDTYRKSSAIIPRESVVSHLSLVVISEEQAKKGIATLLDAFERGKQARSNIPVFIARGSTAEELLALIEPIESNPAKSIISTSENNKKMYGVAELVPMYEVIASLSSEGRDIMLTGISHTKKEIVDNQTENLEKIDPTVMQVDGIALFKKDRLVQWLDGPLARTAQLILSEAKSSTFPLPCEANTEKNNKQITLITRGNKTKLSTEVKNGEIILQVNMLLRSEISETTCNLNLKDSKTLEKFENIFVKEVTSQIKQVFEVTQKHGADVFGFGEKLSKSNPTYWKEHKNNWNQLFSNAALSINVKANIDNTGMRVNSYELK, from the coding sequence AGAAAGTGGGATCCGTGTCACACATCAGGTTATTAATCCTAGCCCATTGTCAAATAATACTGGAAATACCTCAGGTTTATCACTTGTTAATTACACTGTTGAGGGAGATTCACTTATTGATACTTACCGTAAATCTTCCGCCATTATCCCCAGAGAGAGCGTTGTTTCACATCTTTCACTTGTTGTCATTAGTGAAGAGCAAGCTAAAAAAGGGATTGCTACACTTTTGGATGCATTTGAACGAGGTAAGCAGGCTCGATCCAACATTCCAGTTTTCATTGCTAGAGGATCAACGGCAGAAGAATTACTTGCATTAATAGAGCCAATAGAATCCAATCCTGCTAAAAGTATTATTAGTACAAGTGAAAACAACAAAAAGATGTATGGTGTAGCAGAATTAGTTCCGATGTATGAAGTGATCGCCAGCCTTTCAAGTGAGGGGCGTGATATTATGCTGACAGGTATTAGTCATACTAAAAAGGAAATAGTTGATAATCAAACTGAAAATTTAGAGAAGATTGATCCAACAGTTATGCAGGTGGACGGTATTGCGTTATTCAAAAAGGATAGGCTTGTCCAATGGTTGGATGGTCCGTTGGCAAGGACTGCACAATTAATCTTGTCTGAAGCAAAAAGTTCAACTTTCCCTCTTCCCTGTGAGGCTAACACTGAAAAGAATAACAAGCAGATAACCCTAATCACACGTGGAAATAAGACCAAGCTATCAACAGAAGTGAAAAATGGCGAGATTATCTTACAGGTTAATATGTTACTAAGAAGCGAAATAAGTGAAACAACTTGTAACTTAAATTTAAAAGATTCCAAAACCTTAGAAAAGTTTGAAAATATTTTTGTTAAAGAAGTTACATCTCAGATCAAGCAGGTATTTGAAGTGACACAAAAACATGGAGCAGACGTATTCGGCTTTGGAGAGAAATTATCAAAGTCAAATCCAACCTATTGGAAAGAACATAAAAATAATTGGAACCAACTTTTTTCTAATGCCGCTCTTTCTATTAATGTTAAGGCAAATATTGATAATACGGGCATGCGGGTTAATTCTTATGAACTTAAATGA